In the genome of Nitrospira japonica, one region contains:
- the murG gene encoding undecaprenyldiphospho-muramoylpentapeptide beta-N-acetylglucosaminyltransferase, protein MMIVIAAGGTGGHLYPAVALAQEFLRRDPAVRVLFVGTARGLESKVLAHEGFELALISAKPVMGTGPVGILKGLAAMPLSFWQCLKILRSRRASLVIGVGGYTSPMMVAAAAAAGVARVILEPNANPGMANKAVGPFAQRIFVAFESAAQRFDRAKVRVVGTPIRRAFIQAALAGSGTSRTPGEFRLLIFGGSQGAKAINSAVIEGLRTVRDAQARLAITHQTGEADHARVTEAYRQAGISASVVPFIYDMPAAITGADLVVARAGAMTVAELTTCGKPAVLIPLPTAIYDHQTKNAQVMEAAGAAVLLPQSELTGKTLAQLIGSLAGDSGRLAAMAAASLSLRRTDAAEAIVRECYALVGGGHDKRQSLGAGAL, encoded by the coding sequence ATGATGATCGTCATTGCGGCGGGGGGAACGGGCGGCCATCTATATCCGGCCGTCGCGCTGGCGCAGGAATTTCTCCGGCGCGATCCTGCCGTGCGGGTGCTGTTTGTGGGAACGGCGCGGGGGTTGGAATCCAAGGTGCTGGCGCACGAAGGCTTCGAATTGGCATTGATCAGCGCCAAGCCGGTCATGGGGACCGGCCCGGTCGGCATACTGAAAGGCCTGGCCGCGATGCCGCTGAGTTTTTGGCAATGCCTCAAGATTCTCCGCAGCCGGCGGGCGAGTTTGGTGATCGGAGTCGGAGGATATACCAGTCCCATGATGGTGGCCGCGGCGGCCGCGGCCGGAGTGGCGCGCGTGATTCTTGAACCCAACGCGAATCCGGGTATGGCGAATAAGGCGGTCGGTCCGTTCGCGCAACGGATCTTTGTTGCATTCGAGTCGGCGGCCCAGAGGTTCGACCGGGCAAAAGTCCGCGTCGTGGGTACACCCATACGGCGCGCGTTTATCCAGGCCGCGCTCGCGGGTTCCGGAACGAGCCGCACGCCGGGAGAGTTCCGGCTCTTGATATTCGGCGGCAGTCAGGGGGCGAAAGCGATCAACAGCGCCGTCATCGAGGGCCTTCGGACGGTGCGGGACGCGCAGGCCCGCCTGGCCATTACGCACCAGACCGGCGAGGCCGACCATGCACGCGTAACGGAAGCGTATCGTCAAGCCGGAATCTCGGCCTCGGTTGTGCCCTTCATCTATGACATGCCGGCCGCGATTACGGGGGCGGATCTTGTGGTGGCGCGGGCCGGCGCCATGACTGTGGCGGAGTTGACGACGTGCGGGAAGCCGGCCGTTCTGATCCCTCTGCCGACGGCCATTTATGATCACCAGACCAAGAACGCACAAGTGATGGAGGCTGCCGGTGCCGCCGTGCTGCTGCCGCAGAGTGAACTCACGGGCAAGACGTTGGCACAGCTCATCGGCTCATTGGCCGGAGATTCCGGACGGCTGGCTGCCATGGCGGCGGCGAGCCTGTCGTTGAGACGAACCGACGCGGCCGAAGCGATCGTCCGCGAATGCTACGCACTCGTAGGAGGTGGGCATGACAAGCGTCAGTCTCTTGGAGCGGGGGCACTTTGA
- a CDS encoding cell division protein FtsQ/DivIB translates to MIRWFRKKKVGEPAYRQNSWKGSRGLIEIDRRQRRWARVRPTWNPKMRIAAWAAGLTMGVWAVIVGASHLAPIIEHGLEIREIQIQGVHHVAREEVLQRLALKNGTSLHRISLPFLAERLRTIAWIKEATLERLPLHTLRVTVVERQPAAIARVGSEFLLLDEEGVVLTRLGDQDQPSLPLVIGATQKILLQGESGLRRTVQASIELARTMAHTVEGRVEIDVSDPLNLVASAKGMRFQFGHDALLDQWNRFRMVKAVFKPGTLDGRKRELGEVDLRYDNRVIVRERG, encoded by the coding sequence ATGATTCGGTGGTTCCGGAAAAAGAAAGTCGGAGAGCCGGCTTACCGGCAAAACAGTTGGAAAGGGTCGCGCGGCTTGATCGAGATCGATCGCCGGCAACGACGCTGGGCGCGCGTCAGGCCGACCTGGAATCCAAAAATGCGAATCGCGGCGTGGGCGGCTGGTTTGACGATGGGCGTATGGGCCGTGATCGTGGGGGCGAGCCACCTTGCGCCGATCATCGAACATGGCCTGGAAATCCGCGAGATTCAAATCCAGGGCGTCCACCATGTGGCACGCGAGGAGGTACTTCAACGATTGGCGCTGAAGAACGGAACATCGCTGCATCGGATCAGCTTGCCATTTTTGGCTGAGCGACTGCGGACGATCGCCTGGATCAAGGAAGCCACGTTGGAGCGACTGCCACTGCACACCCTGAGGGTCACCGTCGTGGAGCGGCAGCCGGCTGCGATTGCGCGAGTGGGATCTGAATTCTTGCTGTTGGACGAAGAAGGAGTCGTATTGACACGTCTGGGTGATCAGGACCAACCGTCGCTCCCGCTGGTCATCGGTGCGACTCAGAAGATCCTGTTACAAGGCGAGTCCGGATTGCGTCGGACTGTGCAGGCGTCGATCGAATTGGCCAGGACGATGGCGCATACCGTCGAAGGACGCGTGGAGATCGACGTCTCCGACCCGCTGAATCTGGTCGCGTCGGCCAAGGGCATGCGCTTTCAGTTCGGCCATGATGCCTTGCTGGATCAGTGGAATCGCTTTCGCATGGTGAAGGCCGTGTTCAAGCCCGGCACGCTGGACGGCCGGAAGCGTGAGCTCGGTGAAGTGGATCTGCGGTACGACAATCGCGTCATCGTGCGGGAAAGGGGGTAA
- the murC gene encoding UDP-N-acetylmuramate--L-alanine ligase: MFRKTQQIHLVGIGGAGMSGIAEVLLTLGYKVTGSDLQASDTTRRLEELGGRIFIGHEESNVGDAQVVVISSAVSPVNPEVIFAKAKQVPVIPRAEMLAELMRLKFGVAIAGAHGKTTTTSMVANVLAQGGLDPTMVIGGKVNALGSHARLGRGDLLVAEADESDGSFLRLSPTVVAVTNLDREHLDHYGSMERINESFLEFINKVPFYGLAVLCADDDRLRALFPKIVKRYQTYGLREIDGISPDFRATDISLKQWGAEFRAFYRGRNLGPFRLSIPGIHNVSNALAAIAIGIELDVPTDLIRKALAAFTGVERRFHLRGEAGGIMVVDDYGHHPTEIKATLAAAKQGWTDRRLIVLFQPHRYTRTRDLLEDFSRAFTDADRVFLTDIYAASEQPIPGVSGARLAEAIRATGHQSVTFVERKEDLVDQVFPEIKPGDLVLTLGAGDIWKSGPALLARLAPGT, translated from the coding sequence ATGTTCAGAAAAACGCAACAGATTCATCTCGTGGGAATCGGCGGAGCAGGCATGAGCGGGATCGCCGAAGTCCTGCTCACGCTCGGTTACAAAGTCACCGGCTCGGATCTTCAGGCCTCCGACACCACGCGGCGCCTGGAAGAATTGGGCGGGCGCATTTTCATCGGCCATGAGGAGTCCAACGTAGGCGACGCGCAAGTCGTCGTCATTTCGTCCGCGGTCTCTCCCGTGAACCCGGAGGTCATTTTCGCCAAGGCGAAACAGGTTCCGGTGATCCCGCGGGCGGAGATGCTGGCCGAGCTGATGCGACTGAAGTTCGGCGTCGCGATCGCCGGGGCTCACGGCAAGACCACGACTACGTCGATGGTGGCCAACGTGCTCGCGCAGGGCGGGCTGGATCCCACGATGGTCATCGGCGGCAAGGTCAACGCGCTGGGAAGCCATGCGCGACTGGGGCGAGGCGATCTGTTGGTGGCGGAGGCGGACGAAAGCGACGGCTCGTTTCTGCGCTTGTCGCCGACCGTCGTCGCGGTGACGAACCTGGATAGGGAGCATCTCGATCACTACGGCAGCATGGAACGGATCAACGAAAGCTTTCTCGAGTTCATCAATAAAGTGCCGTTCTACGGCCTTGCAGTCCTGTGCGCCGACGACGACCGCCTTCGAGCCTTGTTCCCCAAGATCGTGAAGCGGTACCAAACCTATGGGTTGCGGGAGATCGACGGGATCTCGCCGGATTTCCGTGCGACCGACATCAGTCTCAAGCAATGGGGGGCAGAATTTCGCGCCTTCTACAGGGGACGCAACCTCGGCCCGTTCCGTCTCTCGATCCCGGGCATCCATAACGTCTCGAATGCCCTGGCGGCGATCGCCATCGGGATTGAGTTGGACGTGCCGACCGACTTGATCCGCAAGGCGCTGGCCGCCTTTACAGGGGTTGAGCGGCGGTTCCACTTGCGGGGAGAAGCCGGCGGGATCATGGTCGTGGACGACTACGGCCATCATCCGACGGAAATCAAAGCCACGCTGGCCGCGGCCAAACAGGGATGGACCGACCGGCGCCTGATCGTCCTTTTTCAACCGCATCGCTATACGAGGACCAGGGATCTTCTTGAGGATTTTTCGCGCGCCTTCACTGATGCGGACCGGGTGTTTCTGACGGACATCTATGCCGCCAGTGAACAGCCGATTCCGGGAGTCTCCGGGGCCAGATTGGCCGAAGCGATTCGGGCGACCGGTCATCAGTCCGTAACCTTCGTGGAACGGAAAGAGGATCTGGTGGATCAGGTGTTTCCGGAGATCAAGCCCGGAGACCTGGTGTTGACGCTCGGTGCCGGAGATATTTGGAAGTCGGGACCCGCGTTGCTGGCGAGGCTGGCTCCCGGTACGTGA
- the murB gene encoding UDP-N-acetylmuramate dehydrogenase: protein MNRAGSRRRTKHAGTKFRKTDILAAVAGIRGAVRFDAPLDSYTSFKIGGPADVVVEPADVEDIRRLVTQARARGVPLFVVGGTNLLIRDRGIRGIVVHLGKLRAIREEPGEILYADGGAGMPTLIGYAVRRALAGLEWAAGIPGTVAGCVVMNAGTRLGEMKDALKAVRLVTASGVVRDIPASAIPFEYRRARLPKGIVVGVWLQLRKGIKKDIERVVKEYLHYRRDTQPLTLPSAGCVFKNPINDSAGRLIETLKLKGLRVGDAEVSTRHGNFIVNRGHARAADVVALIGKVRRAIKRQAGVRLDLELRIVGEAGR, encoded by the coding sequence ATGAATCGCGCTGGATCTCGGAGAAGGACGAAACATGCCGGCACGAAATTTCGGAAGACGGACATCCTGGCGGCCGTCGCGGGGATCAGGGGCGCGGTGCGCTTCGATGCGCCATTGGATTCCTACACGTCGTTCAAGATCGGAGGGCCGGCCGATGTCGTCGTCGAACCGGCGGATGTGGAAGATATCCGTCGCTTGGTTACGCAGGCGCGCGCGCGAGGGGTGCCGCTCTTTGTCGTGGGCGGCACGAACCTGTTGATCCGTGACCGCGGCATCCGCGGAATCGTGGTGCACTTGGGAAAGCTGCGTGCGATCAGGGAAGAACCGGGGGAAATATTGTATGCGGATGGCGGCGCGGGAATGCCGACTTTGATCGGCTATGCCGTCCGGCGGGCTCTCGCCGGACTCGAATGGGCGGCGGGCATTCCGGGCACCGTCGCAGGGTGCGTCGTAATGAATGCTGGAACGAGGTTGGGGGAGATGAAGGATGCGTTGAAGGCCGTACGCCTCGTGACCGCATCGGGCGTGGTTCGCGACATTCCGGCGTCGGCGATCCCCTTTGAGTACCGGCGCGCCAGGCTGCCCAAAGGGATCGTGGTCGGCGTGTGGCTGCAATTGCGCAAGGGGATCAAGAAAGACATTGAACGGGTGGTCAAAGAGTATCTCCATTATCGGCGAGATACGCAGCCGCTTACGCTGCCCAGCGCCGGGTGTGTCTTCAAGAATCCGATCAATGATTCTGCCGGCCGCTTGATTGAGACGCTGAAACTCAAAGGGTTGCGCGTGGGCGATGCAGAGGTGTCGACCAGACACGGGAATTTCATCGTGAATCGCGGGCACGCTCGTGCCGCCGACGTCGTTGCCTTGATCGGCAAGGTCCGGCGGGCGATCAAACGCCAGGCCGGCGTGCGGCTGGATCTCGAACTCCGGATTGTCGGAGAGGCCGGACGGTGA
- the ftsW gene encoding putative lipid II flippase FtsW — protein MASRSAGTLSLPWQAAGQRSAKQRVPMDHTLLVVTLTLALVGLVMVFSASAIMAANRFQDPEFFLKRQVAWLGMGVLMMHAMSRVDYLLWKKLAIPILICMVLLLIVVLIPGVGVVTKGARRWLRAGPISMQPAEMVKLTAVIYLAYYLTKKKDKIALFGSGLLPVLIVMGILSGLVLLQPDLGTVVVMGLVAVGLLFLGGAKVSHLASLALCAVPVMAALVLGSSYRRQRLMTFLAPWKDASDAGFQITQSFLAFGSGGPFGVGLGEGKQKLFFLPEAHTDFVLALVGEELGLAGTATVILLFAVFVWRGFVIAARARAPFGRFLGLGITLLIGIQALVNAAVATGMLPTKGLTLPFVSYGGSSLIVNFVGVGILLSISRDRHAGGSKGGRGELDH, from the coding sequence ATGGCATCGCGGTCTGCGGGGACGTTGTCGTTGCCATGGCAGGCAGCCGGCCAACGGTCGGCAAAGCAGCGTGTGCCCATGGATCACACCCTGCTGGTTGTGACCCTCACCTTGGCATTGGTGGGCTTGGTCATGGTGTTCAGTGCCAGCGCGATTATGGCGGCAAACCGTTTCCAGGATCCGGAGTTTTTTCTCAAGCGTCAGGTCGCCTGGCTTGGGATGGGTGTGCTCATGATGCACGCGATGTCGCGCGTCGACTACCTGCTGTGGAAGAAGCTGGCGATTCCCATCCTGATTTGTATGGTCTTGCTGCTGATCGTCGTGCTGATTCCGGGAGTCGGCGTCGTGACAAAGGGGGCGAGGCGGTGGCTCCGGGCCGGACCAATTTCGATGCAGCCGGCGGAAATGGTCAAGCTCACGGCCGTCATCTATTTGGCCTACTATCTGACGAAGAAGAAGGACAAGATCGCCCTATTTGGCTCGGGATTGTTGCCGGTACTGATCGTGATGGGGATTCTGAGCGGTCTTGTGTTGCTTCAGCCCGATTTAGGGACGGTCGTTGTCATGGGATTGGTGGCTGTTGGACTGCTGTTTCTCGGCGGGGCCAAGGTGTCCCATCTGGCCAGTCTGGCACTCTGCGCGGTCCCGGTGATGGCCGCCCTTGTGCTGGGGTCGAGCTATCGACGGCAGCGATTGATGACGTTCCTGGCTCCGTGGAAAGACGCATCGGATGCGGGCTTCCAAATCACCCAGTCGTTCCTGGCCTTCGGCAGCGGCGGGCCGTTCGGCGTGGGTTTGGGCGAAGGAAAGCAGAAGCTGTTTTTCCTTCCGGAAGCTCATACGGATTTCGTCCTCGCCCTCGTCGGAGAGGAATTGGGGCTGGCCGGGACGGCGACCGTCATCCTGTTGTTTGCGGTCTTTGTGTGGCGAGGCTTTGTGATCGCCGCCCGGGCCCGCGCTCCGTTCGGCAGGTTTCTCGGCCTGGGTATTACCCTTTTGATCGGGATTCAGGCGCTGGTCAATGCCGCGGTCGCGACCGGCATGCTGCCGACAAAGGGATTGACCTTGCCGTTCGTGAGCTACGGCGGATCATCGCTGATCGTGAATTTTGTCGGCGTGGGCATCCTGTTGAGTATTTCCCGGGATCGCCATGCCGGAGGCAGCAAAGGCGGGCGTGGTGAGTTGGATCACTGA
- a CDS encoding D-alanine--D-alanine ligase family protein, with product MARRSLLTNLRVGVLMGGQSSEREVSLRTGSAVHRALCRRGYDAVAIDVGPALSRDLQRHRIALAFLALHGPGGEDGSIQGFLETLGIPYTGSGVQSSSVGMHKVTTKTILAAYDVPVPPGLVVKRGQIVSESRTLRAAKLRWPVVVKPASEGSTIGVTIVKERAQWKKALALAHRYDRDAVVEAYIPGHEVTVSLLGRGGRAPLVLPAVEIVAPGGFYDYSAKYEKGKTRYLCPAPLPAGVTKEIRAQALRAYEVLDCAGAIRVDFRITPRGRPYVLEVNTAPGMTETSLLPMAAAQAGIGYEELTERILESAVARMSSHRPTGRSRRS from the coding sequence ATGGCACGACGTTCTTTGCTAACCAATCTGCGGGTCGGAGTCTTGATGGGAGGGCAGTCCTCCGAACGGGAGGTGTCGCTCCGCACCGGTTCGGCCGTTCATCGCGCTCTTTGTCGAAGAGGATATGACGCCGTCGCGATCGACGTCGGCCCCGCCTTGAGCCGGGATCTTCAGAGGCATCGAATTGCCTTGGCGTTCTTGGCCTTGCACGGGCCTGGAGGGGAAGACGGGTCCATTCAAGGGTTTCTGGAAACTCTCGGCATTCCGTATACGGGATCGGGTGTTCAGTCCAGCTCCGTCGGCATGCATAAAGTCACGACCAAGACGATTCTCGCGGCGTACGATGTTCCGGTTCCGCCCGGGCTGGTGGTGAAACGCGGCCAGATCGTGTCCGAAAGCAGAACCCTTCGGGCAGCGAAACTGCGATGGCCCGTCGTTGTGAAGCCGGCATCCGAAGGATCGACGATCGGTGTGACCATCGTGAAGGAACGAGCACAATGGAAGAAGGCCCTGGCGCTGGCCCATCGCTATGACCGAGACGCGGTGGTCGAAGCCTACATTCCCGGCCATGAAGTCACGGTCTCATTGCTCGGCCGTGGCGGCCGGGCACCGCTCGTGTTGCCGGCGGTCGAGATCGTCGCGCCGGGCGGCTTTTATGACTACTCCGCCAAGTATGAAAAGGGAAAGACCCGTTATCTCTGTCCGGCGCCGTTGCCGGCGGGCGTGACGAAGGAGATCCGCGCGCAGGCGTTGCGGGCGTATGAGGTTCTCGATTGTGCAGGAGCGATCCGCGTCGATTTTCGTATTACGCCACGCGGGCGTCCCTACGTATTGGAGGTCAATACGGCGCCTGGCATGACTGAAACGAGCCTACTTCCGATGGCCGCCGCCCAAGCCGGTATCGGTTACGAAGAGTTGACGGAACGGATCTTGGAATCGGCCGTGGCACGCATGTCTTCTCATCGACCGACGGGAAGGAGCAGGCGGTCATGA
- the mraY gene encoding phospho-N-acetylmuramoyl-pentapeptide-transferase: MLYIWLYPFHTEYSFLNVFRYLSFRIIYAAVTAFLIAFVLAPWLIRKLQEIKLGQQIRDDGPKRHLAKSGTPTMGGLLIIFAVLLSTLLWADITRPYVWLVMIATLGFGAIGFADDYLKFIKARSRGLTAGQKFSAQVGIALLIAVALYFTPGYTTKLSVPFFKNIMPDLGWFYIVFVVLVIVGSSNAVNLTDGLDGLAIGPVMIASLAYTIVAYVAGHRIMSDYLLIPHIDGAGEIAIFTAAILGSSLGFLWFNAYPATVFMGDVGSLPLGAALGTVAVISKHELLLLMVGGVFVIEAISVIFQVLSFKSRGKRIFLMAPIHHHFEMKGWEEPKVVVRLWIIAILLALLSLSTLKLR; the protein is encoded by the coding sequence ATGCTCTACATCTGGCTGTATCCGTTTCATACGGAATATTCGTTTCTGAACGTGTTTCGGTATCTGAGTTTCCGCATCATCTATGCGGCGGTTACGGCCTTTCTTATCGCCTTCGTTCTGGCGCCGTGGCTGATCAGGAAATTGCAGGAGATCAAGCTCGGTCAGCAAATCCGTGACGATGGGCCCAAGCGGCATTTGGCGAAAAGCGGGACGCCCACCATGGGCGGATTGCTGATTATTTTTGCGGTGCTGCTGTCGACATTGCTCTGGGCCGACATCACTCGGCCGTATGTCTGGCTCGTGATGATCGCGACGCTGGGCTTTGGCGCTATCGGGTTTGCTGACGACTATCTGAAATTCATCAAGGCTCGCTCAAGAGGGTTGACGGCCGGGCAAAAGTTCAGCGCGCAGGTCGGTATTGCCCTCCTGATCGCAGTGGCACTCTATTTTACGCCGGGCTACACCACGAAGCTGAGCGTGCCGTTTTTTAAGAACATCATGCCGGACCTCGGCTGGTTTTATATCGTCTTCGTCGTCCTGGTGATCGTAGGGAGTTCCAACGCGGTCAATCTGACCGATGGGTTGGACGGGTTGGCCATCGGCCCTGTCATGATCGCATCCCTCGCCTATACCATCGTCGCGTATGTGGCCGGTCATCGGATCATGTCGGACTATCTCCTGATTCCACACATAGACGGAGCAGGAGAAATCGCGATATTCACGGCTGCGATCCTGGGATCGAGCTTGGGGTTTCTCTGGTTCAACGCGTATCCCGCCACCGTATTCATGGGCGACGTCGGTTCGTTGCCCCTCGGGGCGGCCCTCGGTACCGTGGCCGTGATCAGCAAGCATGAACTGCTGTTGCTCATGGTAGGCGGCGTCTTTGTCATCGAGGCGATTTCCGTCATCTTTCAAGTCCTGTCGTTCAAGTCTCGAGGTAAACGCATTTTTCTGATGGCGCCGATCCACCATCATTTCGAGATGAAGGGCTGGGAAGAGCCGAAAGTCGTGGTCCGTCTGTGGATCATCGCGATCCTTCTCGCGTTGCTGAGCCTGAGTACGTTGAAGCTGCGGTGA
- a CDS encoding UDP-N-acetylmuramoyl-tripeptide--D-alanyl-D-alanine ligase — protein MALFTIEELREVISVKVLAGEAAPSAKRRIRNIGTDSRSIGRGDLFVALQGERFDGHEFVATAFAQGAIGAIVHDQYRPPVSKRQDRRPVPFLLGVRDPLFAYQQLAMHHRSRFEIPVVAVTGSNGKTTTKEMTAAVLGHRWRTLKTEGNYNNRIGVPHTLFRLTKRHQAAVIEMGVDARGQTTRLCEIVRPTIGIITNIGPDHLEFFGSMEGSAQAKAELLDLLSADGTAVLNADDPYFDYLASRARSRVVSFGLSDKADVRATRVTSDVKRGTKFDLLLPGKGRPIGVTMKVHGTHNVLNALAAAATGFALNLSGAIISEGLATFRPAAMRSQIVAHHGVQIINDCYNANPASMKAAIELLATWTPSRARVAVLGDMLELGTQTKALHREVGAYLARRDVSRLIACGSLGREIAEGARQGGMSGTAVAEVGDAVAAADLLRAEVRQGDVVLVKASRGMKMEQVVQRLTGMRAVTKEAS, from the coding sequence ATGGCGCTTTTTACGATCGAAGAGTTGCGGGAAGTCATCAGCGTCAAGGTCTTGGCTGGCGAGGCCGCGCCGTCGGCCAAGCGACGAATCAGAAATATCGGCACCGATTCGAGATCGATCGGGCGGGGGGATCTCTTCGTGGCCCTGCAGGGCGAACGGTTCGACGGCCACGAGTTTGTGGCCACGGCCTTCGCGCAAGGCGCCATCGGCGCCATCGTTCACGACCAATATCGTCCTCCCGTTTCCAAACGCCAGGACCGTCGGCCGGTCCCGTTTCTGCTGGGGGTTCGTGATCCGCTGTTTGCGTATCAGCAGTTGGCGATGCATCACCGGAGCCGGTTCGAGATTCCGGTCGTCGCCGTCACGGGCAGCAACGGCAAGACGACGACCAAGGAGATGACGGCCGCCGTGCTGGGGCATCGGTGGCGGACGTTGAAGACCGAGGGCAATTACAATAATCGGATCGGAGTTCCCCACACGTTATTCCGATTGACGAAGCGGCATCAAGCGGCGGTCATTGAAATGGGTGTGGACGCGCGCGGGCAGACCACGCGATTGTGCGAGATCGTCCGGCCGACGATCGGCATCATCACCAATATCGGGCCGGACCATCTGGAGTTCTTCGGAAGCATGGAAGGATCGGCCCAGGCTAAGGCGGAGCTGCTGGATCTGCTCTCCGCAGATGGCACGGCTGTGTTAAACGCCGACGATCCGTATTTCGACTATTTGGCGTCGCGTGCACGTTCCCGCGTCGTGTCGTTCGGCCTGTCGGACAAGGCCGATGTGCGCGCGACGCGTGTGACGTCCGATGTCAAGAGAGGAACCAAGTTCGACCTGCTGCTGCCGGGCAAGGGCCGTCCCATCGGCGTGACCATGAAGGTTCATGGCACCCACAATGTGCTCAACGCACTTGCCGCGGCCGCGACCGGTTTTGCATTGAATTTGTCGGGGGCCATCATTTCGGAAGGATTGGCCACGTTCCGTCCGGCCGCAATGCGTTCGCAGATCGTGGCGCACCATGGCGTCCAGATCATCAACGACTGCTACAACGCCAATCCCGCTTCAATGAAAGCCGCGATCGAGCTGCTGGCGACCTGGACGCCGTCACGGGCACGGGTGGCGGTGCTCGGGGACATGCTGGAACTGGGCACCCAAACCAAAGCGCTGCATCGCGAGGTCGGAGCGTATCTGGCCCGCCGCGACGTCTCCCGCTTGATTGCGTGCGGATCTTTGGGGCGGGAAATCGCCGAGGGAGCCAGGCAGGGCGGCATGTCCGGAACCGCCGTCGCCGAAGTCGGCGATGCGGTCGCCGCCGCCGATCTTCTCAGGGCTGAGGTCCGGCAGGGTGACGTGGTGCTGGTCAAAGCTTCACGCGGCATGAAGATGGAACAGGTCGTTCAGAGACTGACCGGTATGCGAGCGGTGACGAAAGAGGCTTCGTAG
- the murD gene encoding UDP-N-acetylmuramoyl-L-alanine--D-glutamate ligase yields the protein MVGADQTSLAGARVTVMGLARSGVAACRLLQEVGARVTVSDRKEPGELQSALGDIDLGAVQVTVGPSYESSLEGADLVVISPGVPYRMEALERVRRRGVGVISELELASRFLAAPMLAVTGTNGKSTTVTLIGKILAEQGKRVFVGGNLGTALSDAAWAAVKAKKEGRADPFDYLVVEVSSFQLETVDRFHPWIAGILNVTVDHQDRYDSLDDYLEAKARIFENQSPEDYALLNLDDPRVSRLGGRIRSRRIGFTRAGTLGLGADQGTFLDGDTIVTTVTGSRQTICRTREIRMLGSHNVENVMAASTYAALCGCSPDVIRKTVTAFPGLEHALEFVRERRGVRFVNDSKGTNVDATLKALEGIDHPIWLIAGGRDKGGDFSRLTDAVRRRVTHAILIGEAAPVLRQAWHGAVKMSEAGSLREAVQYAARESSAGDVVLLSPACASFDMFRDYQDRGRQFKEVVLSLPA from the coding sequence ATGGTGGGAGCCGATCAAACGAGTCTTGCGGGCGCGCGCGTCACGGTCATGGGATTAGCGCGCAGCGGCGTCGCGGCCTGCCGGCTGCTGCAGGAGGTCGGCGCTCGTGTCACCGTGTCGGACCGAAAGGAACCTGGCGAGCTTCAGTCGGCGCTCGGGGACATCGATCTCGGTGCCGTGCAGGTGACCGTCGGGCCGAGCTATGAATCGTCCCTCGAGGGAGCCGATCTGGTGGTCATCAGTCCCGGTGTGCCCTACCGGATGGAAGCACTTGAGCGCGTCCGCCGGCGTGGAGTTGGAGTGATCAGTGAGTTGGAATTGGCATCGCGGTTCCTCGCTGCACCGATGCTGGCCGTGACCGGAACGAACGGCAAGAGCACGACCGTGACCTTGATCGGGAAAATACTCGCGGAACAGGGCAAACGTGTGTTCGTCGGAGGGAATCTCGGCACGGCTCTCAGCGATGCGGCATGGGCGGCCGTGAAAGCGAAAAAGGAAGGGCGTGCGGATCCCTTCGATTATCTGGTCGTGGAAGTCTCGAGCTTTCAGTTGGAGACAGTCGATCGATTCCATCCGTGGATCGCGGGCATCCTCAACGTCACCGTCGATCATCAGGATCGCTACGATTCCTTGGACGATTACCTCGAGGCGAAAGCCAGAATTTTCGAGAATCAATCGCCGGAGGATTATGCGCTCCTCAATCTGGATGATCCCAGGGTTTCGAGGCTCGGAGGGCGGATCCGTTCTCGCCGCATCGGCTTCACCAGAGCGGGAACGCTCGGCCTGGGTGCCGACCAGGGGACCTTTCTAGACGGCGACACCATCGTGACGACGGTGACCGGTTCGCGCCAGACGATTTGCCGGACGAGAGAAATTCGGATGTTGGGAAGCCACAATGTGGAAAATGTCATGGCGGCGTCGACCTATGCCGCGCTGTGCGGCTGTTCGCCCGATGTCATCAGGAAAACCGTGACGGCCTTTCCCGGTCTCGAGCACGCATTGGAATTTGTCCGCGAACGCCGCGGCGTCCGCTTCGTCAATGATTCGAAGGGAACGAACGTCGATGCCACGCTGAAGGCGCTTGAGGGCATCGATCATCCAATTTGGTTGATCGCCGGGGGCCGTGACAAAGGGGGGGATTTCTCGCGCCTCACCGACGCCGTCCGGCGACGAGTCACGCACGCGATTCTTATCGGGGAGGCGGCGCCGGTTCTCCGGCAAGCCTGGCACGGCGCGGTGAAGATGAGCGAGGCCGGTTCCCTGCGTGAGGCCGTCCAATATGCGGCACGGGAATCCTCGGCCGGCGATGTCGTCCTGCTTTCGCCAGCCTGCGCCAGCTTCGACATGTTCAGGGACTATCAAGACCGGGGCCGCCAATTCAAGGAAGTCGTTCTGTCCTTACCGGCCTAG